The region AAACGTTTCCGCAGTGTCCTCCTGCTCTTGCTTCTCCAGCATCACTTCCTCGTCGTTCCTCGCGTACAAGCAGACCCGAGCGAAGCCGATATCGGTCGCAAATTTTCCCTCGTTGCCCGTACCCAATTTCCGCTGGTGCGCGATTATGTCGTCCAGCGCTACCTGAAGAATATCGGCCAACGCATCGTCGCGCGGCTAGAGCAAGCGGAATTTCCTTACGAATTTTCCGTCGTGCAAGACGACAGTTTGAATGCCTTTTCCGTACCAGGGGGGTATCTCTACTTCAATTCCGGTCTGATTTTACGCGTCAGTTCGGACGACGAACTGGCCGGAGTGCTCGGGCACGAGATCGCCCATGTCCAGGGCCACCACATGGTACGGCAACAACAAGACACTAAACTGCTCTCCTATGTCGGCTTGGCGTCTATGATCCTCGCCCTGATCAATCCCGTGTTGGCGGCTGGAGCTTCGTCGCTTGCGGGCGCAGCGCAAATGAAATACTTGCGGCAGCTTGAAGAAGAGGCGGATTCCCGCGGGCTACAGTACATGCGGCAGGCGGGGTTCGATCCACACGGCATGCCCCAATTTTTCAAAAAAATGACCGAGGAGGACCGACTCAATCCCACGGATGTCCCTCCGTACATGCGTTCGCACCCCATGTCGCAGGAACGCTTGAATTATGTGGAGAATCTCTTGAATACGATGCACTGGAATCAGACAGCGCCCAGCGACGATTTCGCGTTGAAACGGGTCCAAGCCATCTTACGTGCCCTCAATTCGCCAAAAGCGCGGCTGCTCTCGGAGTTTCAACAGCAAGTCGCCGACGCTCCCAACGACATCAAGGCGCTTGCTCTTCTGGGTGTCGTGCAGTTGCGTTTCAATGACCTCGCGCCTGCTCAGCAAACGCTCGAACAAGCCGCCGCCAACGGGCTTCGTCTCGACGATGAACTCGGCATGCTCTACCTCCGCCTCGGTCAAAAAGACAAGGCTCGGCAAGCCTTCGCACGCCTGAGTGAAACCGACCCTCAGCATGCCGACGCCCATAATCAGCTGTGCAAAATTTTCTATGAAGAAGGCGACCTCGCCCGTGCCTTGCAAGAGTGCCGCACTGCCCAGACACTCGATCCTCAGCTCGACGAGTCCTACCTAACGCTCGCGCAGATCGCTCAGCAACAAGGAAAAAGTGCAGAGTCTCGCATCCTTCTTGCCCAAGCGATGGAGCTTCAAGGGCGTCCGGAGGCGGCACTTGCTCAGTACGGGCAAGCACTCTCGCTTCTGAGCCCTGACGACCTTAAAGTCGCGGAGCTGGAAAAGAAGAGGGAAGAGCTGCAAACCCTCGTCAATGAACTTGGCCAATACAGAAGATAAGCGTTCAGCCGTCAGCCGTCAGCTTTCAGCAAAGACAGGAAAGGCTGTAGGCTGTAGGCCAAAGGCGGCAGGGAGGGACCCCTCAAGCCTACAGCCTGTAACCTTCCGTATAGAGCTGACTACTGAAAGCTGATAGCTGAACACTTACTACAGAAGATAGGCAGGCCATGGACTACCGACGGCAAGGCAGACCGTGTCGCCATGAACCGCAACGGCTTTAGTCTGGCAAGCCTAAGGTTTTACGCCCGTCCGGGCTGATTCTCTCCGGTGTCCATGGTGGGTCCCAGACAATCTCGACTTTGGCCTCGCGGATGCCGGGTAACGCCAGAATCTTCTCTTCGGCATCGCGCGAAATATGTCCGCCCATGCCGCAACCTTGTGTGGTCAGCGTCATTGTGACCTCGACGCGATCATCCTCGACCCGCACCCCATAAATGAGCCCCAGATCGACGATATTCAGGGGAATTTCTGGATCGTGACAGGTGCGGAGCACGGTGTAGACCAATTCGTCATTGACGAACTGCACGTGTCCGAAGGCGTGAGCATGGTCGGGTTTAGCGAGACTGGAACGAGACGAAGCTGCCGGACGTTCAAGCAGCGAAGGCGGGATACGCACCGGCGTCTCGGTTTGAGGTTTTTTCCATAGCGCGCTCAGACGGCGCAACAATGATGGCATAACATCCTTTCCTCACGAACGCTTATTCGTCCCACATTTTCGTACTCATGTACCGCTCTCCGATGTCCGGGAAGAGGGTGACAATCCGTCCTTGGCGAAGTTTGCGGGCAATGTGCCAAGCCCCGTGCAGATAGCCTCCAGAAGATTGTCCGACAAAAAACCCTTGGCGAGCGGCGCGCGTGCACAGGTCATACGCCTCTTCGATCTGCACGGGCACCCATTCGTCCACGACGCTCTCATCGAAAATGTCCGGCATGATGTGGCCAAGACCAAGGGGTTTGAGTCCCTCAATTCCTGGAAATTCCTCTGGCATCACGCAGGCCACGCGGATCTTCTTATCGTACGCCTTCAGCCGACGCGCCACGCCGGTAATCGTCCCCCCGGTCCCGACGCCAGCGACAAACCAATCGATGCGCCCATCCGTCTGCTCTAAAATTTCCTCCGCTGTGGTGTCATAGTGCGCCTTCCAGTTCCCTGCGTTGCTGTACTGGTCCGAGAAGAAATAGCTCTCCGGATTTGCCGCGTAGCGACGACGTACTTCCCGCAGGGCTTCATCGTAGCCAGCCACCGGATCGGTCAGGACCAACCGCGCACCGTGCGCCTGGATTCGCTTCTTGCGTTCCTCGCTGGCGTTGCTTGGAACGATCAACTCCACACGCCGTTCGAGGACCGCACCGATCATGGCGTA is a window of Deltaproteobacteria bacterium DNA encoding:
- a CDS encoding M48 family metalloprotease — its product is MKWKRFRSVLLLLLLQHHFLVVPRVQADPSEADIGRKFSLVARTQFPLVRDYVVQRYLKNIGQRIVARLEQAEFPYEFSVVQDDSLNAFSVPGGYLYFNSGLILRVSSDDELAGVLGHEIAHVQGHHMVRQQQDTKLLSYVGLASMILALINPVLAAGASSLAGAAQMKYLRQLEEEADSRGLQYMRQAGFDPHGMPQFFKKMTEEDRLNPTDVPPYMRSHPMSQERLNYVENLLNTMHWNQTAPSDDFALKRVQAILRALNSPKARLLSEFQQQVADAPNDIKALALLGVVQLRFNDLAPAQQTLEQAAANGLRLDDELGMLYLRLGQKDKARQAFARLSETDPQHADAHNQLCKIFYEEGDLARALQECRTAQTLDPQLDESYLTLAQIAQQQGKSAESRILLAQAMELQGRPEAALAQYGQALSLLSPDDLKVAELEKKREELQTLVNELGQYRR
- a CDS encoding cysteine synthase family protein, which produces MPHPPAIRELIHRYPLLQLIGNTPLAAVNVFQKELPDISLLAKCEFLNPGGSVKDRSVLRMLAEAVLDGTLPPEKTILDSSSGNAGIAYAMIGAVLERRVELIVPSNASEERKKRIQAHGARLVLTDPVAGYDEALREVRRRYAANPESYFFSDQYSNAGNWKAHYDTTAEEILEQTDGRIDWFVAGVGTGGTITGVARRLKAYDKKIRVACVMPEEFPGIEGLKPLGLGHIMPDIFDESVVDEWVPVQIEEAYDLCTRAARQGFFVGQSSGGYLHGAWHIARKLRQGRIVTLFPDIGERYMSTKMWDE
- a CDS encoding DUF59 domain-containing protein — its product is MPSLLRRLSALWKKPQTETPVRIPPSLLERPAASSRSSLAKPDHAHAFGHVQFVNDELVYTVLRTCHDPEIPLNIVDLGLIYGVRVEDDRVEVTMTLTTQGCGMGGHISRDAEEKILALPGIREAKVEIVWDPPWTPERISPDGRKTLGLPD